From candidate division TA06 bacterium, the proteins below share one genomic window:
- a CDS encoding polysaccharide biosynthesis tyrosine autokinase, with product MDSGEEKTQSLLDYAQILWKRRVIILVLFLLASLSTLFYVMRTRPIYEAYTTIRLENVGAQGTLLSDLAALRRGNPIETEIEVIRSRSLAEKVVTALNLNFGTTGQSKDFSGKLEEIILTRDFPYGDYVIEIVSKAGAFKLRGLNGTTIGSGKVGETFATDGLSFRLNSSSFSPGDSLFFRVADPVSAARRIQGSTTVRPVKGANIIRISARDTSPTLAARIANELANQFLKQNLAYARGEARSAKEFIQEQLAVAADTLRDAEQKLKEYKEKARFVLLDENAKENISTLARFEAVREEAKMKKIEVERRLLLLRAQLAGKGAFADYKIVAASPIVTGNPVISKLKGNLSNLEIRRAQLLEEYTALHPDVIEIEGEIEKVKEELNKSIRQVLETGPSASDPVYQSIISGIINAEVEVGAIEDRIAALGEVVEVYNSKLEDLPEKEITLARLTRRREVREKIYTMLLTKLEEARISEAMKVGNTRIVDGAIRPDRPILPKKKRTTFLGAVGGLIIGIGLALFLEYLDTSVKTGEDIERDLRLPFLGAVPSVRNDHGGALEGDEEVLKRVLISRFDPRSPIAEAYRTVRTNLQYVQLDKKYRTIMFTSPLPEEGKSTSLANISLTLSQLGAKTLVVDSDLRRPVQHRIFGVHKSPGLTGILVNEESPDEVISPTKYENLYVLPSGPIPPNPSELLSSDRMKQLITQLKEEFEFILFDSPPILVVTDAAVLGGKTDGTVVVVRFEKTDRRAALEAKKLLENAKVEVLGVVLNDVKIERALGGYGYHYYCRSYYPPYYGDDKGEKVKKKRKRVSSRKRTALSGVTSGLRSVLRSSRWRQGRRKRIS from the coding sequence ATGGATAGTGGTGAAGAGAAGACTCAAAGTCTACTTGACTATGCCCAGATATTGTGGAAGAGAAGAGTGATAATTCTCGTTCTGTTTCTCCTTGCTTCTTTGAGCACACTTTTCTACGTTATGAGGACGCGGCCGATATACGAAGCATACACTACCATAAGGCTTGAAAACGTTGGCGCACAGGGGACGCTTTTGAGTGATCTTGCTGCACTTCGAAGGGGTAATCCGATAGAAACCGAAATTGAGGTGATAAGGTCACGCAGCCTTGCTGAAAAAGTGGTGACTGCCCTAAACCTCAATTTCGGTACAACAGGCCAGTCCAAAGATTTCTCTGGAAAGCTGGAAGAGATCATCCTCACTCGCGATTTTCCTTACGGGGACTATGTTATTGAAATCGTTTCCAAAGCCGGAGCCTTCAAGCTCAGGGGTTTAAATGGTACTACAATAGGGAGTGGCAAAGTTGGAGAGACATTCGCTACAGACGGCCTCTCGTTCAGACTCAACTCATCGAGCTTCAGTCCGGGTGACAGTCTCTTTTTCCGTGTTGCAGACCCTGTGAGTGCTGCGAGAAGAATTCAGGGCAGCACCACAGTCAGGCCGGTAAAGGGTGCAAACATCATAAGGATAAGTGCAAGGGACACTTCCCCGACTCTTGCCGCGAGAATCGCCAACGAGCTCGCGAATCAATTCCTTAAGCAGAATCTTGCTTATGCAAGGGGCGAGGCCAGGTCCGCAAAGGAGTTCATACAGGAGCAGCTCGCAGTTGCTGCCGACACCCTTCGTGATGCCGAACAGAAGCTCAAGGAGTACAAGGAAAAGGCGAGATTTGTACTTCTGGACGAGAACGCAAAGGAGAACATATCCACTCTTGCCCGATTCGAGGCGGTCCGTGAAGAGGCGAAGATGAAGAAGATCGAAGTTGAGAGGCGGCTTTTGTTGCTGAGAGCTCAACTCGCTGGCAAGGGTGCGTTTGCAGACTATAAGATCGTGGCTGCCAGCCCAATTGTGACCGGTAATCCAGTAATATCGAAACTGAAAGGAAATCTCTCTAATCTCGAAATACGTAGGGCTCAACTTCTGGAGGAGTATACTGCGCTTCATCCCGACGTAATCGAAATAGAAGGCGAGATCGAAAAGGTGAAGGAGGAGTTGAACAAGTCTATAAGGCAGGTTTTGGAAACCGGGCCTTCTGCCTCAGACCCCGTATACCAAAGCATCATTTCGGGAATAATCAATGCTGAGGTTGAAGTGGGGGCTATTGAGGATAGGATAGCAGCTCTCGGTGAGGTCGTGGAGGTGTACAACTCCAAGTTGGAAGATCTTCCAGAGAAGGAAATAACCCTGGCACGACTTACCCGCAGGAGGGAGGTCCGCGAGAAGATATACACTATGCTGTTGACCAAGTTAGAGGAAGCCAGAATCTCAGAGGCGATGAAGGTAGGAAATACGAGAATTGTCGATGGAGCGATACGCCCTGATAGGCCAATTCTACCGAAGAAGAAACGAACCACATTTCTCGGAGCCGTTGGCGGGCTGATAATAGGGATCGGCCTGGCTCTGTTTCTCGAATATCTAGATACGTCGGTGAAGACTGGCGAAGATATAGAACGGGATCTCAGGCTTCCTTTTCTGGGAGCGGTGCCCTCAGTGAGAAATGATCATGGTGGTGCCTTAGAAGGTGATGAGGAGGTTCTGAAAAGAGTGCTAATTTCCAGATTCGACCCGAGGTCTCCAATTGCCGAGGCATACCGGACCGTAAGAACAAACCTTCAATACGTACAGCTTGACAAGAAGTACCGTACAATAATGTTTACGAGCCCGCTTCCTGAAGAGGGAAAGTCAACCAGTCTGGCGAACATCTCCCTGACGCTTTCTCAGCTCGGGGCAAAGACATTGGTTGTCGACTCAGATTTGAGGAGGCCTGTGCAGCACAGAATATTCGGCGTGCACAAGTCCCCAGGTCTGACCGGAATCCTGGTAAATGAAGAATCGCCTGATGAAGTGATAAGTCCAACCAAGTACGAGAATCTGTATGTTCTCCCATCAGGTCCTATTCCTCCAAACCCTTCTGAACTTCTAAGCTCCGACCGGATGAAACAGCTTATCACTCAACTCAAGGAGGAGTTCGAATTCATTCTGTTTGATTCGCCGCCGATTCTTGTGGTGACAGATGCAGCAGTGCTCGGAGGAAAGACCGATGGTACGGTTGTGGTGGTCAGATTTGAGAAGACGGACAGACGAGCGGCTCTTGAGGCGAAGAAGCTTCTAGAAAATGCGAAGGTAGAGGTGCTGGGCGTGGTTCTAAACGACGTGAAGATCGAAAGAGCGCTGGGAGGATACGGTTACCATTACTACTGCCGATCTTACTACCCTCCTTACTACGGCGATGATAAGGGTGAGAAAGTCAAAAAAAAGAGAAAGAGAGTGAGTTCCCGCAAACGCACAGCTTTGAGTGGTGTTACTAGCGGCTTGAGAAGCGTCTTGCGCTCAAGCAGATGGAGACAGGGCAGGAGGAAGAGGATCAGTTGA
- a CDS encoding glycosyltransferase yields MELHSGGEEEMLRVAHIKRTYLPISETFIYSYLKNMTGVESHVLAEKQENTDLFPFERRHVLMQQNHLTIGHSRLVHKLTRSPKTGFTLLPRSPFAEKTCKILKPDVIHAHGGYDGFNYVSLKRRLGIPFVTTFYGRDIGAGSKHPYWRKAYSILFRIGDLFLVEGPAMKGKLLAIGCSPLKVRIQRIGVDLDRFSRNDYGERPDTDKVLILMCGRMVEKKGLEYGIRAFSKVHSRFPHTEMRIIGDGPRFGELERLVCSLDLNSSVKMLGYTSHEQYAVQSKAAHIFVQPSVTASDGDSEGGAPTTLLEMQAMGVPIVSTYHDDIPQVVVAGKSAFLVEERDVDGLAEKIGFLVENPQIRGEMGREGRRHVEERHDICRLAKQLEAVYVELAGSGSRS; encoded by the coding sequence TTGGAACTACATAGCGGTGGGGAAGAAGAAATGCTGAGAGTCGCTCACATAAAGAGAACGTATCTTCCGATTTCTGAGACTTTCATCTATTCATACCTGAAAAACATGACGGGTGTTGAATCCCACGTACTGGCTGAGAAACAGGAGAATACAGATCTCTTCCCATTTGAGAGAAGGCACGTACTAATGCAGCAGAATCATCTTACGATCGGACATAGCCGTCTCGTGCACAAGCTTACCAGATCCCCGAAGACAGGCTTTACGTTGTTGCCCAGAAGCCCTTTCGCCGAGAAAACGTGCAAAATCCTTAAGCCAGATGTGATTCACGCCCACGGCGGCTATGATGGATTCAACTATGTTTCTTTGAAGCGCAGACTGGGCATACCATTTGTGACTACGTTTTACGGAAGGGACATAGGTGCCGGGTCCAAGCATCCTTACTGGAGAAAAGCATACTCTATTCTCTTCAGAATCGGCGACCTGTTTCTGGTGGAAGGACCTGCAATGAAGGGAAAGCTGCTCGCAATCGGGTGCTCTCCCCTGAAGGTAAGGATACAGCGCATAGGCGTTGACCTTGACAGGTTTTCCAGAAACGATTATGGTGAAAGACCAGACACAGACAAAGTTCTCATTCTGATGTGCGGCCGCATGGTTGAGAAGAAGGGACTGGAATATGGCATACGCGCATTTTCAAAGGTTCACTCAAGGTTTCCCCACACCGAAATGAGAATCATTGGTGATGGTCCCAGATTCGGTGAGCTGGAGCGGCTCGTCTGCTCACTCGACCTGAACAGCTCGGTAAAGATGCTGGGGTATACGTCCCATGAGCAGTATGCGGTTCAATCCAAGGCTGCGCACATCTTTGTTCAGCCGAGTGTGACCGCGAGCGACGGAGACTCGGAGGGAGGCGCACCAACTACGCTTCTGGAGATGCAGGCGATGGGCGTTCCGATTGTGAGCACGTATCACGATGACATACCGCAAGTGGTTGTCGCAGGTAAGAGTGCATTCCTTGTAGAGGAAAGGGACGTGGATGGGCTTGCCGAGAAGATTGGATTTCTGGTGGAGAATCCACAAATCCGGGGAGAGATGGGTAGGGAAGGGAGAAGGCACGTAGAGGAAAGGCACGACATCTGCCGGCTGGCAAAACAGCTTGAAGCCGTTTATGTGGAGCTTGCCGGCAGCGGGAGTCGCAGTTGA